From the Vicia villosa cultivar HV-30 ecotype Madison, WI unplaced genomic scaffold, Vvil1.0 ctg.000004F_1_1_1, whole genome shotgun sequence genome, one window contains:
- the LOC131621435 gene encoding protein GAMETOPHYTE DEFECTIVE 1, translating to MGFFDLNIPYPETSTKSEKSTVENTRTRLAVKAMELGYTGIAYNRTMKGVMSDKHRCSISPLSLTTLLNIVPFLSSSAKLHRDLLGVQSSTPFRQYTRLTVCVENPLQGNALNDGNPILKTYDLVAVKPLNQTAFDIACERMAVDIISIDFSAKLPFRLKQSMVKMATQRGVVFEVSYAGLIADVQLRRQLISGAKLLIDWTRGRDVVFSSAAPSVNELRGPCDVANLLLLFGLSKEQAKASISNNCRVLLANALRRKRFHKEAIRVEVLSSDLASQSKEARHQELLKWDPLSSGDGDILLDDMENSRSISSKAPKTPKAIDFVSILDSLPSPGYKVQDFIPANDTFSLFSTNKANFVSVAENVNRSTHVPNNSTKEPNRPDVFPKQDQSSSLNDITKHQIVRCGNIFEENIHSGTTEACRSEVIETETNGAKLELQNSINSDVHMDDMEKSLITPCKASTIAKATVDSYNNGNLLPVAENVDQSKPIVNNSTEQPDRLEVSPEQDERSLFDTVKAHHNVGCDDVFEKNIHNRTIEVFNSKAEIDTQTNDTKTGLLNFIDSSVDCAPFEAKARDSQSDLCISSNMLDTVKPHENEKLIISSDDPNNIDEKLEVHEKDNENNTAVNLNAHFATVHENLPKEDFETAENTVLDMNTSTSETTVGDGQFNRLQTDAVEVGEMPHQTLSDKMNTEDDSTVAIHSSPEVMMEDTKFDEVNTDSDQLASVPSVSGRLRVKRRTPPLQRTPPFLFPLKRLLNTVSFKKRCKKLKRKSNPE from the exons ATGGGTTTCTTCGACCTCAACATCCCCTACCCAGAAACCTCCACCAAATCCGAGAAATCCACCGTCGAAAACACCCGAACCAGACTCGCCGTGAAAGCCATGGAGCTAGGTTACACAGGAATAGCTTACAACCGCACAATGAAAGGCGTAATGTCCGATAAGCACCGTTGCTCCATCTCCCCACTCTCCCTCACAACTCTCCTCAACATCGTTCCCTTTCTATCCTCGTCGGCGAAGCTTCACCGTGATCTTCTTGGTGTTCAGTCTTCCACCCCGTTTCGGCAGTACACGCGGCTAACGGTTTGTGTTGAGAATCCGTTGCAGGGTAATGCTCTTAATGATGGGAATCCTATTTTGAAAACTTATGATTTGGTTGCTGTTAAGCCGTTGAATCAGACTGCTTTTGATATTGCGTGCGAGAGAATGGCG GTGGATATTATTTCGATTGATTTTTCGGCTAAGTTGCCATTTAGGTTGAAGCAGTCTATGGTTAAAATGGCTACGCAGCGTGGTGTTGTTTTTGAAGTTTCGTACGCTGGTCTTATTGCTGATGTACAGTTAAGGAGACAGTTGATTTCCGGTGCCAAG CTGTTGATTGACTGGACTCGGGGACGAGACGTTGTATTTTCAAGCGCTGCTCCTTCAGTGAATGAACTTAGAGGGCCTTGTGATGTTGCAAATTTGTTGTTATTATTTGGGCTCTCCAAGGAGCAAGCCAAAGCATCTATATCTAACAACTGTAG GGTTCTTTTAGCCAATGCTCTAAGGAGAAAGCGATTTCACAAAGAGGCAATAAGAGTAGAAGTTTTATCATCCGACTTAGCATCTCAATCTAAGGAAGCTCGACATCAAGAGTTACTAAAGTGGGACCCGCTCTCCAGCGGTGATGGTGATATCTTGTTGGATGACATGGAAAATTCTCGTTCAATCTCCTCTAAAGCACCCAAGACTCCAAAAGCCATTGACTTTGTTTCAATACTAGACAGCCTTCCGTCTCCAGGTTATAAAGTCCAGGATTTCATACCTGCAAATGATACTTTCTCGCTCTTCTCAACTAATAAGGCAAACTTCGTGTCCGTTGCCGAAAATGTAAATCGGTCAACACATGTACCTAACAACTCAACCAAAGAGCCCAATAGGCCTGATGTTTTTCCCAAGCAAGACCAAAGCTCATCATTGAATGATATAACAAAACATCAGATTGTGAGATGTGGCAATATTTTTGAGGAAAATATACACAGTGGAACTACTGAAGCTTGTCGTTCCGAAGTGATAGAGACCGAGACAAATGGCGCAAAGTTGGAACTACAAAATTCTATTAATTCAGATGTACATATGGATGACATGGAAAAATCACTTATAACCCCTTGTAAAGCGTCAACAATAGCAAAAGCAACCGTCGACAGCTATAATAATGGAAATTTACTTCCAGTTGCTGAAAATGTTGATCAGTCAAAACCTATAGTTAACAACTCAACCGAGCAGCCCGACAGGCTTGAGGTTTCTCCTGAGCAAGATGAAAGGTCATTGTTTGATACTGTAAAAGCACATCACAATGTGGGCTGTGACGATGTTTTTGAGAAAAATATACATAACAGAACTATTGAAGTTTTCAATTCCAAGGCAGAGATTGACACTCAGACAAATGACACAAAGACAGGACTTCTAAATTTTATTGATTCATCTGTTGACTGCGCCCCATTTGAAGCAAAAGCACGCGATTCACAGTCAGACTTGTGCATCTCAAGTAATATGTTGGATACCGTAAAACCACACGAGAATGAGAAACTAATCATATCTTCAGATGATCCTAACAATATTGACGAGAAATTAGAAGTGCATGAAAAAGACAACGAAAATAACACTGCTGTCAATTTAAATGCACATTTTGCAACAGTGCACGAAAATTTGCCAAAGGAAGATTTTGAAACTGCAGAGAACACAGTTCTGGATATGAACACATCTACTTCTGAAACAACAGTGGGGGATGGACAATTTAACAGACTGCAAACTGATGCAGTTGAAGTCGGTGAGATGCCACACCAAACACTGTCTGATAAAATGAATACGGAAGATGATTCCACAGTTGCAATACATTCATCACCAGAAGTTATGATGGAAGATACAAAGTTTGATGAAGTGAACACTGATTCTGATCAATTAGCCTCTGTTCCGTCTGTTTCAG GTCGATTGCGTGTAAAGCGAAGGACACCTCCACTGCaaaggacacctccatttttaTTTCCATTGAAGCGATTGTTGAATACAGTGTCTTTTAAGAAGAGATGTAAAAAGCTCAAGAGGAAATCTAATCCAGAATAA
- the LOC131621343 gene encoding zinc finger protein CONSTANS-LIKE 2, translating into MYAHSNSNNIPLFSNSFTDFTEFDSFQDTLSPLNNSDLSSGYSSYGGSPSPSTPTLMQRSISSHSFHHNNGTLRHPLSAFFAELLDSEDAPVRKVCSTGDLQRIKRMQHNHHYHVDSPLSSESSMIIEGMNRVCPYSPEEKKLRIERYKRKRNQRNFNKKIKYVCRKTLADRRPRIRGRFARNDEIDKNMRSHIGGGEEEDEEDGNWINIFDSIVAANLVHDEFQGSSSFGLLY; encoded by the exons ATGTATGCACACTCTAATTCCAACAATATCCCATTATTCTCAAACTCCTTCACTGATTTCACTGAGTTTGACTCGTTCCAAGACACTCTCTCTCCACTCAACAACTCAGATTTGAGCAGTGGCTATAGCAGCTATGGTGGATCACCTTCACCAAGTACTCCCACCTTAATGCAGAGAAGCATTAGCAGCCATTCCTTTCACCATAACAATGGGACCCTCCGCCATCCCCTCTCCGCTTTTTTCGCCGAATTGCTTGACTCAGAAGACGCTCCCGTGCGAAAAGTTTGCAGCACGGGAGATCTCCAG AGGATTAAGAGAATGCAACATAATCATCATTATCATGTGGATAGTCCATTGTCAAGTGAAAGTAGTATGATCATAGAAGGTATGAATAGAGTTTGTCCATATAGCCCAGAAGAGAAGAAACTCAGAATTGAAagatacaaaagaaaaagaaatcaaagaaacttcaacaagaaaattaag TATGTTTGTAGAAAGACATTGGCGGACAGGAGGCCGCGAATCAGAGGACGGTTTGCGAGGAACGATGAAATCGATAAGAACATGAGGAGTCACATTGGTGGTGGGgaggaagaggatgaagaagatggGAATTGGATTAATATCTTTGATTCCATAGTTGCTGCAAATCTTGTTCATGATGAGTTTCAAGGAAGTTCATCTTTTGGACTATTGTATTAA